A stretch of the Duncaniella dubosii genome encodes the following:
- a CDS encoding TolC family protein, whose product MLSEESAALSLEKAQGEWQPSLDFGTNQGYSNAPWSNGSSNAYTSNYNLNASRTVWDGGKRESAIRRGKTDVERLRYATDNTLRNIRTEILSAYKAIRYE is encoded by the coding sequence ATCCTTTCAGAAGAATCCGCTGCCCTCTCTCTTGAGAAAGCTCAGGGTGAATGGCAACCCTCACTTGACTTCGGGACAAATCAGGGTTATTCAAACGCACCTTGGAGCAACGGCAGCAGCAATGCCTATACAAGCAACTATAACCTCAATGCAAGCCGGACTGTCTGGGACGGAGGCAAACGCGAGAGCGCAATCCGCCGTGGCAAGACCGATGTCGAAAGACTACGCTACGCAACCGACAACACACTGCGCAACATACGCACAGAAATTCTTTCGGCTTACAAAGCTATCCGCTACGAATAA
- a CDS encoding SIMPL domain-containing protein: MKSNSVISAGLIAVGLVIVGILLKAGIDNIAFRDREVTVRGLAEREVPADLVTWPITYSLAGNDLQTIYNKVSTNNDIIVKFLTSNGISQDEISVNPPDTYDATSNRYRSDSFSYNYSINCTVTVTTKKVQKVRELLNRQSELLKEGIAFSNSYINYQFTGLNAIKPEMIAEATKNARAAADQFAADSESRVGKIKTASQGQFSIDDSDSSTPFIKKVRVVSTIVYYLED; the protein is encoded by the coding sequence ATGAAATCCAATTCCGTTATCTCTGCCGGGCTGATTGCCGTCGGGCTTGTGATTGTCGGCATTCTGCTGAAAGCCGGTATTGACAACATCGCGTTCCGCGACCGCGAAGTGACTGTCCGCGGACTTGCAGAGCGCGAAGTGCCGGCCGACCTCGTCACTTGGCCTATCACATATTCACTCGCCGGCAATGACCTCCAGACAATCTACAACAAAGTAAGCACCAACAACGACATTATCGTTAAATTCCTCACTTCCAACGGCATCAGTCAGGATGAAATTTCCGTAAATCCGCCCGACACTTACGACGCGACCTCAAACCGCTATCGATCAGACTCGTTCTCCTACAACTATTCCATCAACTGCACTGTCACCGTGACCACAAAAAAAGTGCAGAAGGTGCGCGAGCTGCTCAACCGCCAGTCAGAACTGCTCAAGGAAGGCATCGCCTTTTCCAACTCATATATCAACTATCAGTTCACCGGCCTCAACGCCATCAAACCTGAAATGATAGCTGAAGCTACCAAAAACGCCCGCGCCGCGGCCGACCAGTTTGCAGCCGACAGCGAAAGCCGTGTAGGGAAAATCAAGACCGCCTCACAGGGCCAGTTCTCAATCGACGACAGCGACTCCTCAACCCCATTCATAAAGAAAGTCCGCGTGGTCTCCACGATTGTCTACTATCTCGAAGACTGA
- a CDS encoding PAS domain-containing protein translates to MDNFRNSIPDWAFGMNCAVTVCDADGVILYMNEKALETFASRGDMRGRNLFPCHNERSKSIMRRMLDTGESNTYTITKHGRRKIIYQTPWRADGRIAGLVEISIELPDDMPHYDRDKK, encoded by the coding sequence ATGGATAATTTCAGAAACTCTATCCCGGACTGGGCGTTCGGGATGAATTGTGCGGTGACGGTATGTGATGCGGATGGCGTGATTCTGTATATGAACGAAAAGGCTCTTGAAACATTTGCGTCAAGAGGAGATATGCGTGGCCGTAATCTGTTTCCATGTCACAACGAGCGGTCTAAATCAATAATGCGCAGGATGCTTGACACCGGCGAATCTAATACATATACAATTACCAAGCATGGACGCCGAAAGATAATCTATCAGACCCCGTGGCGTGCCGATGGACGGATTGCCGGGCTGGTGGAGATTTCAATTGAGCTGCCGGATGATATGCCTCATTATGACCGCGATAAGAAATAA
- the pepT gene encoding peptidase T gives MTVVDRFLEYVKFDTQSDELTNLTPSTPGQMIFARHLEKELHDMGLSDITLDDNGYLMATLKGNTDKEVPTIGFIAHLDTSPDLSGKHVSPRIVEEYDGGDIILNASAGITLSPTQFPELLNYVGQDLIVTDGNTLLGADDKAGIAEIITAVDHLIKHPHIKHGDIRIAFNPDEEIGQGAHKFDVDLFGADWGYTMDGGEIGELEYENFNAAVAKITFKGRNVHPGYAKHKMINSIRIANQFVIMLPRWETPEHTEGYEGFYHLISFEGSVEETVLTYIVRDHDRDRFERRKKELEHLTRKINNEFPDCASIEIKDQYYNMREKIEPVMHIIDVAVQAMKNVDVTPKVQPIRGGTDGAQLSFKGLPCPNIFAGGLNFHGRYEFVPIPSMEKATQVIVEIARLVAEK, from the coding sequence ATGACAGTAGTTGACCGTTTTTTAGAATACGTAAAGTTCGACACCCAGAGCGACGAACTCACAAACCTCACCCCATCCACTCCGGGACAGATGATTTTCGCCCGGCATCTTGAAAAGGAACTCCACGACATGGGCCTATCCGACATAACCCTTGATGACAACGGTTATCTCATGGCCACACTCAAAGGCAACACCGACAAGGAAGTCCCGACAATCGGATTTATCGCACACCTCGACACATCGCCCGATCTCAGCGGCAAGCATGTAAGCCCGCGGATCGTAGAGGAATATGACGGCGGCGACATTATCCTTAACGCCTCTGCCGGAATAACACTCAGCCCCACTCAGTTCCCCGAGCTTCTCAACTACGTCGGACAGGATCTCATTGTAACCGACGGCAACACTCTCCTCGGAGCTGACGACAAGGCAGGCATTGCCGAAATCATCACCGCTGTCGACCACCTCATCAAGCACCCCCACATCAAGCACGGCGACATACGCATAGCGTTCAATCCGGACGAAGAAATCGGACAGGGCGCACATAAATTCGATGTCGACCTATTCGGCGCTGACTGGGGATATACGATGGACGGCGGAGAAATCGGCGAACTCGAATATGAAAACTTCAACGCCGCAGTGGCCAAAATCACCTTCAAAGGCCGCAACGTCCATCCCGGCTACGCCAAACACAAGATGATCAACTCAATCCGCATAGCCAACCAGTTTGTCATAATGCTCCCGCGCTGGGAGACCCCGGAACACACCGAAGGCTACGAGGGTTTCTATCATCTCATATCATTCGAAGGCTCGGTCGAGGAAACAGTGCTCACCTACATTGTCCGCGACCATGACCGCGACCGTTTCGAACGCCGCAAAAAGGAACTTGAACACCTCACCCGCAAAATCAACAACGAGTTTCCCGACTGCGCGTCAATCGAAATCAAGGACCAGTACTACAACATGCGTGAGAAAATCGAGCCTGTCATGCACATCATCGACGTAGCCGTACAGGCGATGAAAAATGTCGATGTCACACCCAAAGTGCAGCCGATCCGCGGTGGGACAGACGGCGCCCAGCTCTCGTTCAAGGGACTTCCCTGCCCCAACATCTTTGCGGGAGGTCTTAATTTCCACGGCCGTTATGAATTCGTGCCCATCCCCTCGATGGAAAAGGCCACGCAGGTGATTGTCGAGATTGCCCGTCTCGTCGCCGAGAAATAA
- the miaA gene encoding tRNA (adenosine(37)-N6)-dimethylallyltransferase MiaA, which yields MKTLVIVTGPTASGKTSLAIELAESLDTEIVSADSRQLFRGLPIGTAAPTPAELARVRHHLVGVLDLHDYYSAAMFEEDALRILNEIWTRSDYAVMCGGSMMYIDAITRGIDELPTISPATRAEAMAIYDNGGLEALCSCLEKLDPDYLATADRSNHKRLVHAIEICMEAGVPYSTLRTGRKKERPFRIVKLAINRERQQLFDRINSRVGTMISEGLEDEARELFHLRHLNALNTVGYKELFAMMEGKMDRDTAIARIAKNTRVYAKKQLLWLSKDPDVRLLDPTQPLMEQALRFIK from the coding sequence TTGAAGACACTTGTAATAGTCACTGGTCCGACCGCAAGCGGAAAGACCTCACTCGCCATAGAGCTGGCCGAATCACTCGACACTGAAATAGTGTCGGCTGATTCGCGCCAGCTTTTTCGCGGGCTGCCGATAGGTACAGCCGCACCGACTCCCGCCGAACTCGCCCGCGTCCGTCATCACCTCGTTGGAGTCCTCGACCTCCATGACTACTATTCGGCGGCCATGTTCGAGGAGGACGCACTCAGGATTCTCAATGAAATCTGGACACGGAGCGACTACGCAGTGATGTGTGGCGGCTCGATGATGTATATCGACGCTATCACTCGTGGCATCGACGAACTGCCTACAATCTCACCGGCCACACGTGCCGAAGCTATGGCCATATACGACAACGGCGGTCTCGAAGCCTTGTGCAGCTGTCTCGAAAAGCTCGATCCCGACTATCTTGCAACGGCCGACCGCTCCAACCACAAGCGTCTTGTCCACGCCATAGAAATCTGCATGGAGGCCGGAGTACCCTACTCGACCCTGCGCACAGGCCGTAAAAAGGAACGTCCCTTCCGCATAGTCAAACTCGCCATCAACCGTGAGCGCCAGCAGCTGTTTGACAGAATCAACAGCCGAGTCGGAACCATGATTTCCGAAGGACTCGAAGACGAAGCCCGTGAACTCTTCCACCTCCGGCATCTCAACGCCCTCAACACCGTCGGCTACAAAGAGCTGTTTGCCATGATGGAAGGGAAGATGGACCGCGACACGGCAATAGCCCGCATCGCCAAAAACACCCGCGTATATGCCAAAAAACAGCTGCTCTGGCTGTCGAAAGACCCTGATGTCAGACTGCTCGACCCGACGCAACCGCTTATGGAGCAAGCGTTAAGATTTATTAAATAG
- a CDS encoding AMP-binding protein: MKARDCLNLYFQDAVKEYWELPAFTDFGGITLTYKDVARKIAKLHLLYEAAGIRPGDKVVLCSKNNSMWCVAFIGTLAYGAVIVPILPDFKSDNIQHLINHSEAKLAIIDENIWEDLNPESMPTLLGALSVKDYSLIVSNDEKLTYARGHLNELFGQRYPDRFTPNDVVYHIDSKDELCLISYTSGSTGFSKGVMLPYRSLWSNVQFCLENLPTNPGDGVVCMLPLAHMYGLTIDMLRPFVSGNHIHILTRTPSPRIIMEAFAKVKPRYIVTVPLIIEKIIRTRVFPMLEKPLMKLMLMVPFVDERLLSKIKDRLTETFGGNVEEIVIGGAGLNRDVEQFLRRIGFPYTVGYGMTECGPLISYSPATDNRMASCGRIVDRVEARIDSPDPANKPGILYVKGENVMLGYYKNPEATEGCMDADGWLSTGDICNLDHDGYLYIRGRDKNMILGPSGQNIYPEEIEDKLNNLPYVAESLIIDSGEGRLVALIYPDIESLTSQGMSEEAINGLMEENIKTLNSNLPAYSQVQRFNLMNEEFEKTPKRSIKRYLYQPK, encoded by the coding sequence ATGAAAGCCCGCGATTGCCTTAATTTATATTTTCAGGACGCAGTCAAAGAATACTGGGAGCTCCCGGCCTTTACGGACTTCGGCGGCATCACCCTCACCTACAAGGATGTAGCCCGCAAAATAGCAAAACTTCATCTCCTCTACGAAGCTGCCGGCATCCGTCCGGGCGACAAAGTGGTGTTGTGTTCAAAAAACAATTCAATGTGGTGTGTAGCCTTCATCGGCACACTCGCCTATGGAGCGGTCATAGTCCCCATACTTCCCGATTTCAAATCTGACAACATCCAGCATCTCATCAACCACAGCGAGGCAAAACTCGCCATAATCGACGAAAACATCTGGGAAGACCTCAACCCTGAAAGCATGCCGACGCTTCTTGGCGCTCTGTCGGTGAAAGACTACTCGCTGATTGTCAGCAATGACGAGAAACTCACCTACGCACGTGGCCACCTCAACGAGCTCTTCGGCCAGCGCTATCCCGACCGCTTCACACCAAACGATGTCGTATATCACATCGACTCTAAAGACGAACTCTGCCTTATCAGCTACACTTCAGGATCTACAGGATTCTCTAAGGGAGTGATGCTCCCCTACCGCAGCCTTTGGTCAAACGTGCAGTTCTGCCTCGAAAATCTCCCCACAAATCCCGGCGACGGCGTCGTGTGCATGCTTCCGCTTGCCCACATGTATGGCCTGACCATCGACATGCTGCGCCCCTTCGTCAGCGGCAACCATATCCACATACTGACCCGCACCCCGTCTCCACGCATAATCATGGAGGCATTCGCGAAAGTCAAGCCACGCTATATCGTCACCGTGCCGCTTATCATCGAGAAAATCATACGCACACGTGTCTTCCCGATGCTTGAAAAGCCTCTGATGAAACTCATGCTCATGGTTCCGTTTGTTGACGAACGCCTGCTCAGCAAAATCAAGGACCGCCTGACCGAGACCTTCGGTGGAAACGTCGAGGAAATCGTCATCGGCGGCGCAGGTCTCAACCGCGATGTCGAGCAATTCCTGAGACGCATAGGATTCCCCTACACCGTCGGCTACGGCATGACCGAATGCGGCCCGCTCATCTCCTACTCGCCCGCTACCGACAACCGCATGGCTTCGTGCGGACGCATCGTCGACCGTGTCGAAGCACGCATCGATTCCCCCGATCCTGCCAACAAACCGGGCATACTCTACGTGAAAGGCGAAAATGTGATGCTCGGCTACTACAAGAACCCCGAAGCGACCGAAGGCTGCATGGATGCCGACGGATGGCTCTCGACAGGCGACATCTGCAATCTTGACCACGACGGTTATCTCTACATACGTGGCCGTGACAAAAATATGATCCTCGGCCCGTCGGGACAGAACATATATCCCGAGGAAATCGAAGACAAACTCAACAACCTCCCCTACGTTGCCGAATCGCTCATAATCGATTCAGGCGAAGGCCGTCTCGTGGCGCTTATCTATCCCGACATCGAAAGCCTGACATCACAGGGCATGTCGGAAGAGGCCATCAACGGACTTATGGAAGAGAATATCAAGACTCTCAATTCGAATCTCCCCGCCTACTCTCAGGTGCAGCGCTTCAACCTCATGAACGAGGAATTTGAAAAGACACCAAAACGCTCGATCAAACGCTATCTCTATCAGCCGAAATAA
- a CDS encoding superoxide dismutase, whose product MIYTLPDLPYKNDALAPSISKETVDYHYGKHERAYIDNLNRLIKDTQYEDMELEEIITSSSGPLFNNASQAWNHIFYFFSFSPDGSHEPDGHLRKAIDEQFGSFEQFKKEFEDAGSSIFGSGWVWLSKDKDGKLFITQTSNAGNPLCEGLIPLLVFDVWEHAYYIDYRNRRLDALKELWKIVDWDIVASRYI is encoded by the coding sequence ATGATTTATACACTCCCTGATTTACCATACAAGAACGATGCCTTGGCGCCTTCGATTTCGAAAGAGACAGTAGATTACCATTACGGCAAGCATGAGCGTGCCTATATAGACAATCTCAACCGTCTCATCAAGGACACGCAATATGAGGACATGGAGCTTGAGGAAATAATCACTTCATCGTCAGGCCCGTTGTTCAACAACGCATCTCAAGCGTGGAATCATATATTCTATTTCTTCTCTTTCTCTCCCGACGGCAGTCATGAGCCTGACGGCCATCTGCGCAAGGCTATCGACGAGCAGTTCGGTTCGTTCGAGCAGTTCAAGAAAGAGTTTGAAGACGCTGGATCTTCTATTTTCGGCTCCGGATGGGTGTGGCTTTCGAAAGATAAGGACGGAAAGCTGTTCATAACCCAGACCTCAAACGCCGGCAACCCTCTCTGCGAGGGTCTGATACCGCTGTTGGTTTTCGATGTGTGGGAACATGCCTATTATATCGACTACCGCAACCGCCGACTCGATGCTCTCAAGGAGCTTTGGAAGATTGTCGACTGGGATATTGTTGCCAGCCGCTACATTTGA
- a CDS encoding YitT family protein, protein MSFIQIPSIFRSPSFGNSIRDWAAIIAGIAIYAIGFTVFILPHHIVIGGMAGFSTLIYYATGGLLPVAVVMYGTNIILLVCGYKYLGKVFVLRTIFGTTMLSMLIGMVEGYFTSHPPLVTSTPMSVMMGGVLLGLGIGIYYSHHGTTGGTDIVAAIMAHKTDVSMGRVMMIIDVTIVALSFFLPFDGDMEARIQARTETIIFGLLAIVLYSWLADKYIAQEKQTIQFIILSEKWDEMAYRITHETGRGATVWDAQGYWTGNEKKMMLVWCRQVDTYNIFRIAHEVDPTAYVTTSTVRSVYGNGFDRLKIKKKQ, encoded by the coding sequence ATGAGTTTCATACAGATTCCTTCCATATTCCGCAGCCCCTCGTTCGGCAACAGCATCCGCGACTGGGCGGCCATCATCGCCGGAATCGCCATCTATGCCATAGGCTTCACTGTGTTCATCCTTCCGCATCACATAGTCATCGGAGGAATGGCTGGTTTCAGCACACTTATATATTACGCCACCGGCGGACTGCTCCCCGTGGCAGTCGTCATGTACGGAACAAATATCATACTCCTCGTCTGCGGATATAAATATCTGGGCAAGGTCTTCGTCCTGCGTACGATTTTCGGCACGACAATGCTGTCGATGCTCATCGGTATGGTCGAAGGCTATTTCACATCCCACCCGCCTCTCGTCACCAGCACCCCGATGAGCGTCATGATGGGCGGCGTCCTTCTCGGACTTGGAATAGGTATATACTACAGCCACCACGGGACTACCGGCGGAACTGACATCGTGGCCGCCATCATGGCCCATAAGACAGATGTCAGTATGGGACGCGTAATGATGATAATCGATGTGACGATAGTGGCCCTGTCATTCTTCCTCCCGTTTGACGGCGACATGGAAGCACGCATACAGGCACGCACAGAGACCATCATCTTCGGCCTCCTCGCCATAGTGCTCTACTCGTGGCTCGCCGACAAATACATAGCCCAAGAAAAGCAGACCATACAGTTCATCATCCTTTCCGAAAAATGGGACGAAATGGCCTATCGTATCACCCATGAAACCGGCCGTGGCGCAACAGTCTGGGACGCGCAGGGATATTGGACGGGCAACGAAAAGAAAATGATGCTCGTATGGTGCCGTCAGGTCGACACCTACAACATATTCCGTATCGCCCATGAAGTCGACCCCACAGCCTATGTCACCACCTCGACAGTGAGAAGCGTCTACGGCAACGGCTTCGACCGACTCAAAATAAAGAAGAAACAATAG